From Halorientalis litorea:
CGCCCTTTTCGACGCCGTCGGCGGCGTCGACCGTCTCGTACTCGACGTCGTCGGCCCGTCGAATCAGCGGTTCCGGGTCAGTGTCTGCCATACGCGGCCGGTACGTCGTCGGTCGACATATGTTCGGTGGGCACGGACCGGTCACACTCGTTAAGGGCGGTGCGGGCGTAGGTCGGGTATGCGAAGCTTCCGAATCGGGAGTCTCGTGGGCATTCCCATCAAGTTGGATCTCACCTTTCTTCTCGTCCTGCCGCTGTTCGCGTGGATTATCAGTATCCAACTCGGCGAGTGGGTCTCCATCCTGAACGACACGCTCGGTGCCGCCATCCCCGCCGACGCCTTCGCAGCGTCCGGGTTAGCCCTCGCCATCGGTGCCGTGGCCGCCATCGGCCTGTTCGTCGGTGTCGTCCTCCACGAACTCGGCCACTCCGTCGTCGCCATGCGCTTTGGCTTCCCCATCGACTCCATCACCCTCTGGCTGTTCGGTGGCGTCGCCCAACTGACCGAGATGCCCGAAGACTGGAAACAGGAGTTGCTCATCGCCATCGCCGGTCCCATCGTCAGCATCGGCCTCGGCGTCGGCGCGTACGCCGCCTTCCTCGGCACGCCGGCGAGCCTCCCCATTGTGAAGTTCCTACTCGGCTACCTCGCGCTCATGAACCTCGCGCTGGCGGCGTTCAACATGCTCCCCGGCTTCCCGATGGACGGCGGCCGCGTCCTCCGGGCGTTGCTCGCCCGGTCGTTCCCCTACGCCAAGGCGACCCAGTGGGCCGCCGAAGTCGGGAAAGTCTTCGCCGTCCTGCTCGGCCTGTTCGGCCTGTTCGGGGGCGGCGGCATCTTCCTCGTCGCCATCGCCTTCTTCATCTACATCGGTGCCTCCAGCGAGGCCCAGCAGACGGTCATGCGGGCGGCGTTTCAGGGCGTCACCGTCGGCGACATCATGACCCCGGTCGAGGAAGTCCGGACCGTCTCCCCCGACACCACCGTCGGTGAACTGCTCGAACGGATGTTCCGCGAACGCCACACCGGCTACCCCGTCGTCCGCGACGGCGAGGTGGTCGGACTGGTCGCCCTCGACGACGCCCTCA
This genomic window contains:
- a CDS encoding CBS domain-containing protein gives rise to the protein MRSFRIGSLVGIPIKLDLTFLLVLPLFAWIISIQLGEWVSILNDTLGAAIPADAFAASGLALAIGAVAAIGLFVGVVLHELGHSVVAMRFGFPIDSITLWLFGGVAQLTEMPEDWKQELLIAIAGPIVSIGLGVGAYAAFLGTPASLPIVKFLLGYLALMNLALAAFNMLPGFPMDGGRVLRALLARSFPYAKATQWAAEVGKVFAVLLGLFGLFGGGGIFLVAIAFFIYIGASSEAQQTVMRAAFQGVTVGDIMTPVEEVRTVSPDTTVGELLERMFRERHTGYPVVRDGEVVGLVALDDALSVNDVERDAFRVDEVMTTDLHTIAPDADAMDAMTTLQQASVGRLLVMERDGRAGEESLAGIITRSDIMTALSIIKQSGAYRGEKLAEDREESLTSHPERF